A genomic segment from Clostridium pasteurianum BC1 encodes:
- a CDS encoding APC family permease — translation MNNKNIGVITLCGLIIGPVLGSGIVLLPPLAYKMIGEWSILAWIFIMLLGVVFAYVFIFLSLESPGNEGVAIAVGNTLGNFWREVTSNFLSTAVCFGPTAILITAAEFLKNFSLFSNMNVMILAFGLEIVCVSILAFGVKTLARLTLILTGFTAVLLTLGSVYTLIFSSNIHFSGKQFSFSSFTHTLLLLFWAIIGWEVVGNYIEDIKDPKKTLKKAMTISIIVIIFLYIIVALSLQNISSKEYTIVAIITPLFGSFAAPLISVIASCLCICTYLMIVGGVSRMNASRSIKNKLPSFLAHLNKSGSPINVIMTYFTIHCFILLLAYLKILNLDEILTSANVFFLSNALIGLFTGFKLLKNVKLRIAIIILIASFMFLLFRASIWSLALLIMIFILTLYYRRVSA, via the coding sequence ATGAATAATAAGAATATTGGTGTTATTACACTTTGCGGACTTATAATTGGTCCAGTTTTAGGTTCAGGAATTGTTCTCCTTCCGCCTCTTGCCTATAAAATGATAGGTGAATGGTCTATATTGGCATGGATTTTTATAATGCTGCTGGGAGTAGTTTTTGCATATGTATTCATATTTTTAAGTCTTGAAAGTCCTGGAAATGAAGGCGTTGCAATTGCAGTTGGAAATACTTTGGGGAATTTTTGGCGTGAGGTAACTTCTAATTTTCTCTCAACTGCAGTCTGCTTTGGTCCAACTGCTATTTTAATTACTGCAGCGGAATTTTTAAAAAATTTCAGCTTATTTTCAAACATGAATGTGATGATACTTGCCTTTGGATTAGAAATTGTCTGTGTCTCTATATTAGCTTTTGGAGTTAAAACTTTAGCAAGGCTTACTCTAATTCTTACCGGATTTACTGCAGTATTATTGACTTTAGGTAGTGTTTATACATTGATTTTTTCTTCAAATATACATTTTTCAGGAAAGCAATTTTCCTTTTCAAGTTTTACACACACACTTTTACTCTTATTTTGGGCAATAATTGGCTGGGAAGTTGTAGGAAATTATATTGAAGATATTAAAGATCCTAAAAAAACATTAAAAAAGGCAATGACTATAAGTATAATTGTTATTATATTTCTCTACATAATTGTTGCACTGTCTTTGCAAAATATTTCTAGTAAAGAATATACTATAGTAGCAATTATAACTCCTCTCTTTGGCTCCTTTGCAGCGCCACTAATAAGTGTTATTGCCTCTTGTCTTTGCATATGCACTTATCTCATGATAGTTGGAGGAGTTTCACGAATGAATGCATCTCGTTCCATAAAAAATAAATTGCCAAGTTTCCTTGCTCACTTAAATAAAAGTGGAAGTCCAATTAATGTCATTATGACCTATTTTACAATACATTGCTTTATATTGCTTTTAGCTTACCTAAAAATCTTAAATCTTGATGAGATTCTCACATCAGCAAATGTATTTTTCTTATCAAACGCACTAATTGGACTATTTACAGGCTTTAAACTACTAAAGAATGTAAAATTAAGAATTGCAATTATAATACTTATTGCATCATTTATGTTCCTTTTATTTAGGGCTTCCATTTGGAGTTTAGCGTTGTTAATAATGATTTTTATACTTACATTATATTATAGAAGAGTGAGTGCCTGA
- a CDS encoding LysR family transcriptional regulator, translating into MELRNLITFCKIAQLNSYCKAAEELGYAQSTITTQMQLLEQELGIKLFERIGKQMELTEKGIVFLKYAENMINLSNEAKEVVSDVETPKGILRIGIVESLCTIRLPEVLKKYHSKYPDVEIIIKLGVCSDLRNMLKNNIVDLIFILDKPVDDEDLIPCMAFNEPMVFLASPENKLSNKRKVTIKDIENEPLILTEKGCSYRNVFEAMFHKEGFKPHVSLEVGSIEAIKIFTMHNLGITLLPVMTVKKELKSKKLISINLNKDDFNMMTQILYHKNKWLNSAMKAFIACLKEEFSND; encoded by the coding sequence ATGGAACTTAGAAATCTTATTACATTCTGCAAAATTGCACAATTAAATAGCTACTGCAAGGCAGCAGAAGAGCTTGGATATGCTCAATCCACTATTACAACTCAAATGCAGCTTCTTGAACAGGAACTAGGAATAAAATTATTTGAGAGAATTGGAAAACAAATGGAACTTACTGAAAAAGGTATAGTTTTCTTAAAATATGCAGAAAACATGATTAATCTTTCAAATGAAGCTAAAGAAGTAGTAAGTGATGTTGAGACACCTAAGGGCATCCTAAGAATTGGAATTGTTGAATCTCTTTGTACCATCAGGCTTCCAGAAGTGCTTAAAAAATACCATTCTAAATATCCTGATGTAGAAATTATAATTAAATTAGGTGTATGCTCAGATTTAAGAAATATGTTAAAAAATAATATAGTTGATTTAATATTTATTCTTGATAAACCAGTGGATGATGAGGATCTAATTCCATGTATGGCCTTTAATGAGCCAATGGTATTCTTAGCTTCCCCAGAAAATAAATTATCAAATAAAAGAAAAGTCACTATAAAAGATATTGAAAATGAGCCATTAATCCTCACTGAAAAAGGATGCAGCTATAGAAATGTCTTTGAAGCCATGTTTCATAAAGAAGGATTTAAGCCGCATGTATCCTTAGAAGTAGGAAGTATTGAAGCAATTAAAATTTTTACTATGCATAACCTTGGTATTACTCTTTTGCCTGTTATGACCGTAAAGAAAGAATTGAAAAGTAAAAAATTAATATCCATTAATTTAAATAAAGATGATTTTAATATGATGACTCAAATACTGTATCATAAAAACAAATGGTTAAATTCAGCTATGAAAGCATTTATAGCATGCTTAAAAGAAGAATTTTCTAATGACTAG
- a CDS encoding alpha/beta hydrolase, with protein MKKKRMFWIFSVFVLIAIISGSLIIKSLTTTSYGKLDTIFGVMTKIEKYFNPISLKGKSIYEMRAALHKDTTKWSSKPITFSNIKNMDIKTSSNQVPVRIYTPDNGNKFPLIIYSHGGSWIGGNLDDYDNVCRKLSKNSKAIVVSVNYRLAPENPFPAGLNDVYNVLLWVYKNANSINGDSSRICVAGDSAGGNLSAAVSQMARDKDGPHITSVVLIYPSTNIYKLHTKSWSYFGMNYNPTRENSERFISLYTPRLEDRKSNYASPLLSKNFKGLPDTLIITAEFDPLRDEGEAYGNKLRNAGVDVISTRYKGVSHGFVSMDNITKKADQALNQISTYLQRQFNKS; from the coding sequence ATGAAGAAGAAAAGAATGTTTTGGATTTTTTCAGTTTTTGTCCTGATTGCTATTATATCTGGTTCTCTTATAATTAAAAGTTTAACTACAACAAGTTATGGTAAACTAGATACAATATTTGGCGTGATGACAAAAATAGAAAAATATTTTAACCCTATCTCACTCAAAGGAAAATCAATATATGAAATGCGGGCAGCGTTACATAAGGATACAACAAAATGGAGCTCTAAACCTATAACCTTTTCAAATATAAAGAACATGGATATAAAAACATCTTCAAATCAAGTACCAGTGCGAATATATACGCCTGATAATGGCAACAAGTTTCCTTTGATAATTTATTCCCATGGTGGTAGTTGGATAGGTGGTAATCTTGATGATTATGACAATGTTTGTAGGAAACTTTCAAAAAATTCAAAGGCTATAGTAGTATCTGTTAATTATCGTCTTGCACCAGAAAATCCTTTTCCAGCCGGGCTTAATGACGTATATAATGTACTCCTATGGGTTTATAAAAATGCTAACAGTATTAACGGGGACTCCAGTAGAATTTGTGTTGCAGGTGATAGTGCCGGGGGCAACCTTTCTGCGGCAGTTTCTCAAATGGCACGTGATAAAGATGGTCCCCACATAACTTCTGTGGTACTAATATATCCATCTACAAACATTTATAAGCTTCATACTAAATCTTGGTCGTATTTTGGTATGAATTATAATCCTACAAGGGAAAATTCTGAGAGATTTATATCCCTATATACTCCAAGATTAGAAGATAGAAAAAGTAACTATGCTTCCCCTTTGTTATCTAAAAATTTCAAGGGATTACCAGACACACTAATAATTACAGCTGAATTTGATCCACTAAGGGATGAGGGTGAAGCTTATGGAAATAAGCTAAGGAATGCAGGGGTGGATGTAATTTCCACCAGGTATAAAGGTGTTAGTCATGGCTTCGTCTCAATGGATAATATTACAAAAAAAGCAGATCAGGCTTTAAATCAAATTTCCACATATCTACAAAGGCAATTTAATAAAAGCTAA
- the ablB gene encoding putative beta-lysine N-acetyltransferase → MNNITNKISKSTIQHDKENNRIYLMKMHKDDAYDIIDTLEEIVRENKYTKIIAKIPFSSKLLFLKQGYSVEAIVPKFYKGREDGVFVAKYFSIDRLKDKDKEIIKNVLNESIKKNNEKNLCTLSKEFNYRKAEEEDAEAIAEFYKRIFETYPFPIYNPQYILKTMRDNVVYFTIWNGDRLIAVSSSEMDIDNLNVEMTDFGTLSEYRRKGFAVYLLGKMEEEMISRGIKTAYSIARAVSYGMNTTFSKKGYTFAGTLINNTNISGRIESMNVWYKELFK, encoded by the coding sequence ATGAATAATATAACAAACAAAATAAGTAAGTCAACTATTCAACATGATAAAGAGAATAATAGAATATATTTAATGAAAATGCACAAAGACGATGCCTATGATATCATTGATACTTTAGAAGAGATAGTTAGAGAAAACAAATATACTAAAATTATCGCAAAAATACCTTTCAGTTCAAAATTATTATTTTTAAAACAAGGATATTCTGTAGAAGCTATAGTGCCTAAATTTTATAAGGGTAGAGAAGATGGAGTTTTTGTAGCTAAATATTTTTCTATAGATAGGCTAAAAGATAAAGATAAAGAGATTATTAAAAATGTTTTAAATGAGTCAATAAAAAAAAATAATGAAAAGAATCTATGTACTCTATCAAAAGAATTTAACTATAGAAAAGCAGAGGAAGAAGATGCAGAGGCCATTGCAGAATTTTATAAAAGGATTTTTGAAACATATCCATTTCCAATATACAATCCTCAATATATTTTGAAAACTATGAGAGATAATGTTGTATATTTTACTATTTGGAATGGTGATAGACTCATAGCGGTATCTTCTTCAGAAATGGATATAGATAATTTAAATGTTGAAATGACAGACTTTGGTACACTCTCTGAATACAGGAGAAAAGGTTTTGCAGTATATCTTCTAGGAAAAATGGAAGAAGAAATGATAAGTAGAGGAATTAAAACCGCGTATAGCATAGCGAGGGCTGTGTCATATGGTATGAATACTACATTTTCAAAGAAAGGATATACTTTTGCAGGAACTTTAATTAATAACACTAATATTTCAGGAAGAATAGAGAGTATGAATGTGTGGTATAAAGAACTTTTTAAATAA
- the ablA gene encoding lysine 2,3-aminomutase, producing the protein MIRERKLREININDLEHKYSNWKDWKWQVRHTVRDIDTLEKLLEIELDIRDKRNIERTIEKFPMAITPYYLSLIDIDNYKNDPVFRQAIPSEKELIISTYDMVDPLGEDEDSPVEGITHRYPDRVLFHISNVCAMYCRHCTRKRKVGDKDHIPNKEIIEKGIEYIRKNAQIRDVLLSGGDPFLLPDEYLDWILTEVSAIPHVEVIRIGSRVPVVLPYRITDELVNMLKKHQPLWINTHFNHPKEITDSSREALRKLADAGIPLGNQSVLLAGVNDCPHIMKKLVQELVKNRVRPYYIYQCDMSEGLSHFRTSVGKGIEIMESLRGHTSGFAIPTFVVDAPGGGGKIPVMPNYLVSWSNDKVILRNYEGVITTYKEPDNYKTTSCDLNCDKCDLTLKIDNDKKIKVLGVEKLLSDYDETISFVPNNNERIERRINE; encoded by the coding sequence ATGATTAGAGAAAGAAAATTGAGAGAGATTAATATCAATGACTTAGAACATAAATACTCCAATTGGAAAGATTGGAAGTGGCAAGTGAGGCATACGGTAAGAGATATAGATACTTTGGAGAAGTTGTTAGAAATTGAATTAGATATTAGAGATAAAAGAAATATTGAGAGAACTATAGAGAAATTTCCTATGGCTATAACCCCTTACTATTTATCTTTAATAGATATTGATAATTACAAAAACGATCCTGTTTTTAGACAGGCAATTCCAAGTGAAAAAGAACTCATAATCAGCACATATGATATGGTAGATCCTTTGGGTGAAGATGAAGATAGTCCTGTAGAGGGGATTACTCATCGTTATCCAGATAGGGTGTTATTTCATATCAGCAATGTATGTGCCATGTATTGTAGACACTGTACGAGAAAGAGAAAAGTAGGGGATAAAGATCATATTCCAAATAAAGAGATTATAGAAAAAGGTATTGAGTATATAAGAAAAAATGCACAGATAAGAGATGTATTATTGTCGGGAGGAGACCCATTTTTATTACCTGACGAATATCTGGATTGGATTTTAACAGAGGTAAGTGCAATTCCACATGTTGAGGTAATAAGAATAGGATCAAGAGTACCAGTAGTACTGCCTTATAGAATTACTGATGAATTAGTTAATATGCTAAAAAAACATCAACCTTTATGGATTAATACACATTTTAATCATCCAAAAGAAATTACAGATTCGTCAAGAGAAGCATTAAGAAAATTAGCTGATGCAGGTATACCTCTTGGAAATCAATCTGTATTATTGGCAGGAGTTAATGATTGTCCGCATATTATGAAAAAGTTGGTTCAAGAATTAGTGAAAAATAGAGTAAGACCATACTATATTTATCAGTGCGACATGTCAGAAGGACTATCACATTTTAGAACATCAGTGGGAAAAGGAATTGAAATTATGGAGTCTCTTAGGGGGCATACTAGCGGTTTTGCAATTCCTACTTTTGTTGTTGATGCACCAGGAGGGGGTGGGAAAATTCCCGTGATGCCAAATTATTTAGTATCTTGGTCTAATGATAAAGTCATTTTAAGAAATTATGAAGGTGTAATAACAACCTATAAAGAACCAGATAATTATAAAACTACTTCATGTGATCTAAATTGTGATAAATGCGATTTAACTTTAAAAATCGATAATGATAAGAAAATAAAAGTATTAGGTGTTGAAAAATTACTTTCTGATTATGATGAAACTATTTCCTTTGTACCCAATAATAATGAAAGAATAGAGAGAAGAATTAATGAATAA
- a CDS encoding GreA/GreB family elongation factor: MNNTLTEENINKLKEELEYRMTVKRAKIAKEKLVAAAHGDRSENAEYKEACANYRENDNRIQYLLTMISTATVIDDKNVDKSILGINRKARIKFIEDEDEEIVTLVTTMDSDPENMLISIESDLGKALAGKKVGDIVEVNAPSEKYTIEILEIL; the protein is encoded by the coding sequence ATGAATAATACACTAACAGAAGAAAATATTAATAAATTAAAAGAAGAATTAGAATATAGAATGACCGTAAAAAGAGCTAAAATAGCAAAGGAAAAATTGGTAGCCGCTGCACATGGCGATAGATCAGAAAATGCAGAATATAAAGAAGCCTGCGCAAACTATAGAGAAAATGATAATAGAATTCAATATTTATTAACTATGATTTCAACAGCAACTGTAATAGATGATAAAAATGTAGATAAATCAATATTAGGAATTAATAGAAAAGCTAGAATTAAATTTATAGAGGATGAAGATGAAGAGATTGTAACATTAGTAACTACTATGGATTCAGACCCAGAAAATATGCTTATAAGTATAGAATCAGATTTAGGAAAAGCATTAGCAGGCAAAAAAGTTGGAGATATAGTTGAAGTTAATGCTCCAAGCGAAAAATATACAATAGAAATATTAGAAATATTATAA